A portion of the Calothrix sp. 336/3 genome contains these proteins:
- a CDS encoding peptidase domain-containing ABC transporter has translation MRYPLILQQSEEDCGAACLATVAKFYGRNFSIGRIRELAGTRSRGTSMLGLGRGAESLGFQVRHVKASPQLLANLAQVPLPAIVHWKGYHWVVLYGKNRRNRYIVADPSIGLRYLSEAELMSGWTNGVMLLLSPTETFYQQTEDKQTGFSKFVKRVWPDRGLLVQAIALNVVIGLLALASPLMMQLLTDDVLVRGDTQLLLIVALGVVGMTLIRSVINLIQAQLIGYFGQRLQMGLVLEYGHKLLHLPLSYFEGRRSGEVVSRIADVSAVHSLVAQLVLGLPSQFFIAVVSLALMLFYSWELTIASTAMFAVLVGVNFLFLPAIRQKTRNLIIQGTENQGFLVETVQGVQVLKTTPAITQAWQEYQANFSRLAHLEWGTMKLELYSGTVTGILSSLVSVGLLWLGSYLVISQRLSVGQLLAYSGMSGNFFGFLLAAIGIVDEFIRAQVILQRLGEVMDATPEDAPDAHKPWVELSATADIDCEKLRFHHSGRVDLLQDLDLTIPGGGMTALIGRSGCGKSTLAKLLSGLYQPQSGNIRYGIYDRGDLALDCLRQQVVLVPQDAHFWSRSIIDNCRFSYPDASFEQIVRACEIVGADEFIEQLPDKYQTVLGEFGANLSGGQRQRLAIARVLLANPAILILDESTSALDPVSEAMLLERLRQHRWRQTTVLISHRPQVIGACDWVVMLEQGQVVSQGTPEELRRREGLHRSFLTPELALIP, from the coding sequence ATGCGTTATCCTCTCATTCTCCAACAATCTGAAGAAGACTGCGGTGCTGCCTGCCTCGCCACCGTTGCTAAATTCTATGGTCGCAACTTCAGCATCGGTCGCATCCGCGAACTGGCAGGCACTCGATCGCGCGGCACTAGTATGCTCGGACTCGGACGGGGGGCAGAATCTCTCGGCTTCCAAGTGCGCCACGTCAAAGCGTCTCCTCAACTTTTAGCTAATCTGGCACAGGTACCGTTGCCTGCGATCGTCCATTGGAAAGGCTATCACTGGGTCGTCCTCTACGGCAAAAATCGCCGCAATCGATATATTGTTGCCGATCCTAGTATTGGTTTGCGCTATCTCAGTGAGGCGGAATTGATGTCGGGTTGGACGAATGGGGTGATGCTGTTGCTCTCGCCGACGGAGACGTTTTACCAACAGACGGAAGACAAGCAGACAGGGTTTAGCAAGTTTGTCAAACGGGTGTGGCCCGATCGAGGTTTGTTGGTGCAAGCGATCGCTTTAAACGTTGTCATTGGGTTACTGGCATTGGCTTCGCCGTTGATGATGCAGTTGTTGACGGATGATGTGTTGGTGCGGGGCGATACGCAATTACTGCTGATAGTGGCTTTGGGTGTGGTGGGGATGACGCTGATTCGGAGTGTAATTAATCTGATTCAAGCGCAGTTAATTGGCTATTTTGGGCAACGATTACAGATGGGATTGGTGCTGGAATATGGACATAAACTATTGCATTTGCCTCTGTCCTATTTTGAAGGGCGACGCAGTGGGGAAGTGGTGAGCCGGATTGCGGATGTGTCGGCAGTGCATTCATTGGTGGCGCAGTTAGTGTTAGGTTTACCCAGTCAGTTTTTTATTGCAGTGGTTTCGTTAGCGTTGATGCTGTTTTATAGTTGGGAGTTAACTATTGCCTCCACAGCAATGTTTGCGGTGCTGGTGGGAGTTAATTTTCTGTTCTTACCAGCGATTCGGCAGAAGACTCGCAATCTCATTATTCAAGGTACTGAAAATCAGGGCTTTCTCGTCGAAACCGTGCAAGGGGTTCAGGTACTAAAAACCACCCCAGCGATTACTCAGGCTTGGCAGGAATATCAAGCGAATTTCAGTCGGCTGGCGCATTTGGAGTGGGGAACGATGAAACTGGAACTCTATAGCGGCACAGTGACGGGCATTTTATCGAGTTTGGTAAGTGTCGGGCTGTTGTGGTTGGGCAGTTATTTAGTAATCAGTCAGCGTTTGAGTGTCGGACAGTTGTTGGCTTATAGCGGCATGAGTGGGAATTTTTTTGGGTTCTTATTAGCCGCGATCGGAATTGTGGATGAGTTCATTCGCGCTCAGGTGATTTTGCAACGCTTGGGTGAGGTGATGGATGCAACTCCAGAAGACGCGCCAGATGCCCACAAGCCTTGGGTGGAGTTGTCTGCGACGGCAGATATTGATTGTGAGAAATTGCGGTTCCATCATTCGGGGCGGGTAGATCTGTTACAGGATTTGGATTTGACGATTCCTGGTGGAGGTATGACAGCGTTAATCGGTCGATCGGGTTGTGGCAAAAGTACGTTAGCGAAATTGCTATCAGGCTTATACCAACCGCAGTCGGGCAATATTCGGTATGGGATTTATGATCGAGGCGATCTGGCGTTAGATTGTTTGCGTCAGCAGGTGGTATTGGTGCCCCAAGATGCCCATTTTTGGAGTCGATCGATTATTGATAATTGCCGCTTTAGCTATCCCGATGCGAGTTTTGAGCAGATCGTGAGAGCTTGTGAGATTGTGGGGGCGGATGAGTTTATCGAGCAATTGCCAGACAAGTATCAAACGGTGTTGGGTGAGTTTGGGGCGAATCTGTCGGGAGGGCAGCGGCAACGGCTGGCGATCGCGCGGGTGTTGTTAGCCAATCCAGCGATTTTGATTTTGGATGAATCCACATCGGCACTCGATCCGGTGAGTGAGGCGATGTTATTGGAACGGTTGCGACAGCATCGGTGGAGGCAGACGACGGTGCTAATCAGTCATCGTCCGCAGGTAATTGGGGCTTGCGATTGGGTGGTGATGCTGGAGCAGGGGCAGGTCGTGAGTCAAGGAACACCGGAGGAATTGCGGCGGCGTGAGGGATTACATCGATCGTTTTTGACCCCGGAATTGGCGTTGATACCGTAG